A portion of the Halodesulfovibrio aestuarii DSM 17919 = ATCC 29578 genome contains these proteins:
- the galU gene encoding UTP--glucose-1-phosphate uridylyltransferase GalU, whose amino-acid sequence MNIRKVVVPVAGWGTRSLPASKNIPKEMLPIYNKPVVQYIVEEAISSGLADVIFVTNREKKVIEDHFDKNLQLESLLKRAGKDELLRVVQEVACMANIISIRQKEQLGLGHAVLCAKDLINEDAFGVMLGDDLIFGMEPGLKQLIQVAAAERLPVVGVMEVEADKVDRYGIVAGDEISPGTYRVTDLVEKPAIQDAPSRLAIVGRYVLTPDIFPALEDTKAGAGGEIQLTDALRTIAKERGLLAVKMRGMRFDAGDWAEYLTANIYFALQDDAIRDDLIKHLKPLLP is encoded by the coding sequence ATGAATATTCGCAAAGTAGTTGTCCCTGTTGCCGGTTGGGGAACCCGTTCTCTTCCTGCGTCCAAGAATATCCCAAAAGAAATGTTGCCTATCTATAATAAGCCTGTTGTGCAGTACATTGTGGAAGAGGCTATTAGTTCAGGTCTTGCTGATGTTATTTTTGTTACCAACCGCGAAAAGAAAGTTATTGAAGATCACTTTGATAAAAACCTTCAACTCGAAAGTTTATTAAAACGTGCGGGAAAAGATGAGTTGCTTCGTGTTGTGCAAGAAGTGGCATGCATGGCGAACATTATTTCTATTCGCCAGAAGGAACAACTCGGATTGGGACATGCCGTATTATGCGCAAAAGATCTCATTAATGAAGACGCATTTGGTGTAATGCTTGGCGATGATCTTATATTTGGAATGGAGCCGGGATTAAAGCAGCTTATTCAGGTTGCAGCAGCAGAGCGTTTACCTGTTGTCGGCGTAATGGAAGTTGAAGCAGATAAAGTAGATCGTTACGGCATTGTTGCCGGTGATGAAATTTCTCCGGGTACATACCGGGTAACAGATCTTGTTGAAAAGCCGGCGATTCAGGATGCTCCATCACGTCTGGCAATTGTAGGGCGTTACGTACTAACTCCGGACATTTTTCCTGCTCTTGAAGATACTAAAGCAGGTGCAGGCGGAGAAATTCAGTTAACAGATGCGTTACGTACTATTGCTAAAGAGCGCGGCCTGTTGGCTGTAAAAATGCGCGGTATGCGTTTTGATGCTGGTGACTGGGCAGAATATCTTACTGCTAACATCTATTTTGCCTTGCAGGATGACGCTATTCGTGATGATCTTATCAAGCACTTAAAGCCACTTTTGCCTTAA
- the priA gene encoding replication restart helicase PriA: MLAISLLTPPYATLSYATPAWLDVSAWKCGQRVIVPLGKGGMLRAGIVVSVDDDSSVKEGVVLKECLWPAEREPLLRPEYLGMVKQLALRHMVTEGEVLGGLLPAGLRTSKIRLRILDGGKPRTVSMRDLAGMSAEERSRVGALWAGNAVEILDSTFDAEEQELCTLLVDPPWSVRPSAKRQIEVLEYLHDKGMLSRTRLLQELGSGISAALNTLAERGLVRIGPREGGTCESCEDESNECSFDFGEGFTLLPEQQVAFDDFSALLHDETPKSALLYGITGSGKTVVYLELAAEALAKGLSVMLLAPEVALACKLDSAVRKRFSSQECFFYNGYQSPTEREKTFRLLAKRTTPCVIVGTRSALFLPSPRLGLIVLDEEHDTSFKQDEGLVYQAKEVAHYRVQQSNGLLLLGSATPDVKTFHAVQQQAVSMGVMKERAGEGKLPEVSLLNIKNMKRSDGILAAECKKQIRETVERGEQVVILLNRRGYAPLMYCLDCGHVARCPHCEVGLTYHKGRERLICHYCGYSVSYPVVCSKCKGLHYLPMGEGTEKLEENLIEILPPDTKILRLDRDSTRRPGKMQRILDAFANQEAQVLVGTQMLSKGHHFPNVTLAVVADGDLGLNLPDYRAAERTFQLLVQASGRAGRGEKAGRVLIQTRDPGHYCWQFVGSADYDGFYAEEIERRRKRKYPPFVKLALIRASYPLDWNKGMEWVETLTEVARALGKEHDVRVLGHTPSPLPVLRGRKRFQWTLKSDDWISIRTLYYAMRNAVPRGSKLRLSLDIDPVNML; the protein is encoded by the coding sequence ATGCTAGCGATTTCTCTTTTAACTCCTCCGTATGCGACGTTGAGCTATGCCACTCCGGCGTGGCTTGATGTTTCTGCATGGAAATGCGGGCAGCGTGTGATCGTTCCGTTAGGTAAGGGGGGGATGCTTCGGGCTGGAATTGTTGTTTCTGTAGATGATGACAGCTCTGTGAAGGAAGGCGTTGTCTTGAAAGAATGCCTATGGCCTGCTGAACGTGAGCCGTTGTTGCGACCAGAGTATCTTGGGATGGTCAAGCAGCTTGCCCTGCGGCATATGGTTACAGAGGGCGAAGTGCTTGGCGGATTATTACCGGCTGGTCTCCGAACCTCAAAGATTCGATTGCGGATATTAGACGGGGGAAAACCTAGAACTGTTTCTATGCGTGATCTTGCTGGCATGTCAGCTGAAGAACGTTCTAGAGTAGGTGCGTTGTGGGCTGGTAATGCTGTGGAGATACTGGATAGTACTTTTGATGCGGAAGAACAGGAACTATGTACCTTGCTTGTTGATCCTCCATGGTCAGTACGTCCATCTGCAAAACGTCAGATTGAAGTTCTGGAGTATTTGCATGATAAGGGGATGCTCTCTCGAACCCGCTTGTTGCAAGAGCTTGGCTCAGGCATTTCTGCTGCGTTGAACACGCTCGCCGAACGGGGGCTGGTGCGCATTGGTCCTCGAGAAGGGGGAACGTGCGAAAGTTGTGAGGATGAATCTAACGAGTGTTCGTTTGATTTTGGTGAGGGTTTTACCTTATTGCCAGAACAACAGGTTGCATTTGATGACTTCAGCGCGTTACTGCATGACGAAACTCCAAAGTCTGCTTTATTATATGGCATTACAGGAAGCGGTAAGACTGTTGTGTATCTGGAACTGGCCGCGGAAGCTTTGGCAAAAGGGCTGTCTGTAATGCTTCTTGCACCGGAAGTTGCGCTGGCCTGTAAATTGGATAGTGCCGTCCGGAAACGTTTCTCGTCTCAGGAATGTTTCTTTTATAACGGGTATCAATCTCCGACAGAACGTGAGAAGACATTCCGGTTATTGGCAAAACGGACGACTCCTTGTGTTATTGTGGGTACTCGTTCTGCACTTTTTTTACCTTCACCGAGATTAGGATTGATTGTTCTGGATGAAGAGCATGACACTTCATTTAAACAGGATGAGGGGCTTGTATATCAGGCCAAAGAGGTTGCGCATTATCGTGTGCAGCAGAGTAACGGATTGTTATTGCTAGGTTCTGCAACGCCTGATGTAAAAACATTTCATGCTGTACAGCAGCAAGCTGTTTCAATGGGGGTAATGAAGGAACGAGCCGGTGAGGGCAAGCTTCCTGAAGTTTCACTGTTGAATATTAAAAACATGAAGCGTTCAGACGGAATTCTTGCTGCAGAATGCAAAAAGCAGATTAGAGAAACCGTAGAACGTGGCGAGCAGGTTGTTATTTTATTGAACCGTCGAGGGTATGCTCCCCTGATGTATTGTCTTGATTGCGGACATGTCGCACGGTGCCCGCACTGTGAAGTCGGACTTACGTATCATAAGGGACGTGAACGTCTGATTTGCCATTACTGCGGGTATTCAGTTTCGTATCCTGTTGTGTGCTCTAAATGTAAAGGACTTCACTATCTTCCCATGGGGGAAGGGACAGAAAAGCTTGAAGAAAATCTGATAGAAATTCTTCCGCCTGATACAAAAATTTTACGTCTGGATAGAGATTCAACACGTCGTCCCGGAAAAATGCAGCGTATTCTTGATGCATTTGCAAATCAGGAGGCGCAGGTTCTGGTCGGAACACAGATGTTGTCTAAAGGGCATCATTTCCCGAATGTAACACTTGCTGTTGTAGCTGATGGCGACCTCGGGCTGAATCTTCCCGACTATCGTGCTGCGGAACGTACATTTCAGTTGCTTGTTCAAGCTTCAGGGCGTGCAGGCCGTGGTGAGAAAGCGGGCCGTGTACTTATCCAGACGCGGGACCCCGGGCACTACTGTTGGCAGTTTGTCGGTAGTGCAGATTATGATGGATTTTATGCAGAGGAAATCGAGCGAAGACGTAAACGGAAATACCCCCCATTCGTAAAATTAGCGCTTATCCGAGCCAGCTATCCGTTGGACTGGAATAAAGGAATGGAGTGGGTTGAAACGTTAACTGAAGTCGCAAGAGCTCTTGGTAAAGAACATGATGTGCGAGTGTTGGGGCATACTCCATCACCACTCCCAGTTTTGCGCGGTAGAAAGCGTTTCCAGTGGACGTTAAAGTCTGATGACTGGATAAGCATACGTACGCTGTATTATGCGATGCGTAATGCGGTACCGCGCGGTTCAAAGCTTAGGCTTTCTTTGGATATAGATCCTGTGAATATGTTGTGA
- a CDS encoding CdaR family protein yields the protein MASCLWVVISGREQVEIWGKASVELKGMPNDLTLLSGLPPEIEIRVRGPKGLMRTITDKQLTYVLDLSKVRPGLNVLPVQSGGIRLGKAFDVVEVRPSRLTLEVDKLIKKKLPVVPRWTGELPTDLFVESASVKPQYVTVQGPDSELVTLSGVEAVTPAPVIKGPGSVTLEGTVSLSLRAKATPPLVEVTYILGMLYQKRTIIRNVIVIPRAGLDISLNRTAVKLMIEVPDSMKDNSALIDTIRVILELPEDITPGEHQLPYRLELPDKIKVTSTEPETLTVTVSKK from the coding sequence ATGGCTTCCTGTTTATGGGTAGTTATTTCTGGCCGTGAGCAAGTTGAAATTTGGGGCAAAGCATCTGTAGAATTAAAAGGGATGCCCAATGACTTGACGTTACTCAGTGGCCTACCTCCGGAAATCGAAATTCGAGTTCGTGGACCAAAAGGTTTGATGCGAACGATCACAGATAAACAGTTGACCTATGTTTTAGATCTTTCCAAGGTGCGTCCGGGGTTGAATGTTTTACCGGTTCAATCCGGTGGCATCCGGCTCGGGAAAGCATTTGATGTAGTCGAGGTCCGTCCGTCGCGCCTTACCTTGGAAGTTGATAAGCTTATTAAAAAGAAATTACCGGTAGTGCCGCGCTGGACAGGAGAGCTCCCTACTGACTTGTTTGTGGAGTCTGCCTCTGTGAAACCGCAATATGTTACGGTGCAGGGACCCGATTCTGAACTTGTGACACTTAGTGGTGTTGAAGCCGTCACTCCGGCACCTGTCATCAAAGGACCTGGAAGTGTGACACTCGAAGGTACTGTTTCCTTATCACTACGGGCTAAGGCCACTCCTCCACTTGTCGAGGTGACGTATATTTTGGGGATGCTCTACCAAAAAAGAACTATTATACGGAATGTGATCGTGATCCCTAGAGCTGGGTTGGACATTTCGTTAAACCGTACTGCTGTAAAGCTGATGATAGAAGTGCCTGATTCTATGAAAGACAATAGCGCTCTTATCGATACAATCAGGGTCATTCTGGAACTACCGGAAGATATTACTCCCGGAGAACATCAGCTTCCTTACCGTCTGGAATTACCGGATAAGATAAAGGTTACCAGCACAGAGCCTGAGACCTTAACCGTTACTGTTTCGAAGAAATAA
- the glmM gene encoding phosphoglucosamine mutase — MGRRLFGTDGMRGTVNQYPMVPEVAMRLGLAAGTAFRTETGRNRVVIGKDTRLSGYVFENALTAGFCAAGMDVYLVGPMATPAIAFLTRNMRATMGVVISASHNPYHDNGIKFFNDRGYKIADSVEDSITEMVLNPDHQWDYPAPDKVGRAKRIEDAVGRYIVYLKNSFPTDLSLEGLRIVLDCSNGANYKVAPLVLEELGAEVVPIGVNPNGVNINKGCGSLYPEVMAQKVREGHADIGLALDGDADRLIVCDEHGTVLDGDQIMAICAKDMMSSGALVNNTLVSTVMSNMALEVFMRENGGHLLRTPVGDRHVVEAMRKTQATMGGEQSGHLVFMDYGTTGDGLLAGLQLLRIMRQQDKPLSNLAGLLELYPQELINVRVERKIPFEECPALLEDVQKAEKELGDKGRVLLRYSGTESLCRVMVEGEDDEQVKRLASYLAESAQKNLV; from the coding sequence ATGGGAAGACGTTTGTTTGGAACGGATGGCATGCGTGGTACTGTGAATCAGTACCCAATGGTTCCGGAAGTCGCTATGCGCTTGGGACTTGCTGCAGGAACTGCTTTCCGAACTGAAACTGGACGAAATAGAGTAGTTATCGGTAAGGATACCCGCCTTTCCGGATATGTTTTTGAAAATGCACTTACAGCAGGTTTTTGTGCTGCAGGTATGGATGTATACCTAGTAGGTCCTATGGCAACTCCTGCCATCGCATTTCTTACAAGAAATATGCGCGCGACCATGGGCGTAGTTATTTCTGCATCGCACAATCCGTACCATGATAACGGAATTAAATTTTTCAATGATCGCGGCTATAAAATTGCTGACTCCGTTGAGGATTCCATTACAGAAATGGTACTTAACCCCGATCATCAGTGGGACTATCCTGCTCCGGATAAGGTCGGTCGTGCTAAACGAATTGAAGATGCAGTAGGCCGTTATATTGTTTATTTGAAGAATAGTTTTCCTACAGATCTTTCTTTGGAAGGTCTGCGCATTGTTCTTGATTGCTCTAACGGGGCAAATTATAAAGTTGCACCGTTGGTTCTTGAAGAGTTAGGTGCCGAAGTAGTACCTATTGGTGTGAATCCAAACGGGGTTAACATCAATAAGGGCTGTGGTTCTCTCTACCCTGAAGTTATGGCGCAAAAGGTTCGTGAAGGGCACGCCGATATCGGGCTTGCTCTTGATGGTGATGCTGACAGACTGATAGTTTGTGATGAGCACGGAACAGTGCTTGATGGCGACCAGATTATGGCAATTTGCGCTAAGGATATGATGTCATCCGGTGCTCTTGTTAATAATACTCTTGTTTCCACTGTGATGAGTAACATGGCATTGGAAGTATTTATGCGTGAGAACGGCGGCCATTTACTGCGGACTCCTGTTGGTGATCGCCATGTTGTGGAAGCTATGCGTAAGACGCAGGCAACTATGGGAGGCGAGCAGTCTGGTCATTTGGTCTTTATGGACTACGGCACAACGGGCGATGGTTTGCTCGCAGGGCTTCAGCTGCTTCGCATTATGCGCCAACAAGATAAGCCTCTTTCTAATCTTGCCGGTCTGCTTGAACTGTATCCTCAAGAGTTAATTAATGTTCGTGTTGAACGTAAAATTCCTTTTGAAGAATGTCCGGCTTTGCTTGAAGATGTACAAAAAGCAGAGAAAGAACTGGGTGACAAGGGGCGTGTGTTATTACGTTATTCAGGCACAGAGTCTTTATGTCGGGTGATGGTCGAAGGTGAAGATGATGAGCAGGTTAAACGCCTTGCTTCGTATCTTGCTGAGTCTGCACAAAAGAATTTAGTATAG